From the Huiozyma naganishii CBS 8797 chromosome 2, complete genome genome, one window contains:
- the NTO1 gene encoding Nto1p (similar to Saccharomyces cerevisiae NTO1 (YPR031W); ancestral locus Anc_7.439), whose product MASVGNTNDDGPKLREEKQYRDFYPLLEEDTLLPIIDGHCNSSGISSTKEVADLIRHPPQVKQLIFNGKVTTEPLIIEQPLSSYHKCTTELWKLKEKKNAHLSHKKKWKPSPKSEINRIVRIEGPQEGTAYKAKLYQRKILPDMDALKIIEPTLTRIKTLYDMDEQDYLYMQYLRKQFPTLTLTDLQFEILLTILEIRYAITQSHVPTLPPPPPTIDQLCSICNGVETTHNTIVFCDCCNLAVHQDCYGVIFIPTGPWLCRACLQGKFESKRPRCAVCPEVGGALKQSTCGSWVHVSCAVWINELCFGNWHYAEPIEGIDRIPLSRWRLNCYLCKQRTGACIQCCNRNCFVAYHVSCARRVGLDMTPLVTGSLAEMALNNGERSLESFCDRHCASPSSTYKAAIADLRNFYSSTRQSDVHPNEKIIIPQAFSETLQRCVLSFNSIGHKQISTAVSVQICKYWALKRENNEGAPLISLPSEVIDLSYNLLTDKEIENRLEFIDILLHDLQKIQKLTDLVCERDAKILSLREVEEKIKSIVTNREVYCIQKFILGPFLQTEQFKTLETYLKDGKPSKSIVRCQTGDFANINELKIEMDGFFRLVESTDVPRTLRFTALKAEHALINLITKVEKTDFDRMLDRDFVLNRENPFATQEREWIGPFLQREEELSSVEDLTENEVHILTGDIWENAESSASITENTPSEQRTLKRKQPTKTNQRQKLTKSVKALKSSRPDSKLDNGKKKLTQRRSATRQPQSKAVLSADPSKRKTTVKSTGMEPSGPSKHRNIERGEKQKPKSKLSRKPAGTKSIH is encoded by the coding sequence ATGGCATCTGTTGGGAACACCAATGACGATGGTCCAAAACTGAGGGAGGAGAAGCAATATAGAGATTTCTACCCACTGTTGGAGGAAGACACGTTGCTTCCCATTATCGATGGCCATTGCAATTCGAGCGGTATATCCAGCACTAAAGAGGTGGCCGATTTAATACGACATCCACCGCAAGTCAAACAGCTCATCTTTAATGGGAAAGTGACGACAGAGCCTTTGATTATCGAACAGCCACTTTCCTCTTATCATAAATGCACCACTGAATTATGGAAGttaaaggaaaagaaaaacgCACATCTCTCTcacaaaaagaaatggaagCCAAGTCCTAAATCAGAGATTAATCGCATAGTAAGAATTGAAGGTCCACAGGAGGGAACAGCATACAAAGCAAAACTATATCAAAGGAAAATATTACCTGATATGGATGCTCTGAAAATCATTGAACCAACTTTGACCCGCATAAAAACACTCTATGATATGGACGAGCAGGATTATCTGTATATGCAATATTTACGCAAACAATTCCCCACCCTAACTTTGACCgatcttcaatttgaaatcCTTTTGACTATTTTGGAGATACGGTACGCAATTACGCAGTCACATGTGCCCACATTACCCCCACCCCCACCAACCATAGATCAACTTTGTTCCATATGCAATGGTGTTGAGACCACGCACAACACAATTGTCTTTTGTGATTGTTGCAATCTTGCAGTGCATCAGGATTGTTATGGTGTGATTTTCATTCCTACGGGGCCCTGGCTTTGCAGAGCTTGCCTACAGGGAAAGTTTGAGTCAAAAAGACCCCGCTGTGCAGTGTGTCCTGAAGTAGGGGGTGCTTTGAAACAAAGCACGTGTGGTAGCTGGGTTCACGTTTCATGTGCAGTTTGGATCAACGAACTCTGTTTTGGGAATTGGCACTATGCAGAGCCCATAGAGGGCATCGATCGAATACCCTTATCGCGTTGGAGACTAAACTGCTACCTTTGCAAGCAGCGAACAGGCGCTTGTATACAGTGCTGTAATAGAAACTGTTTTGTTGCTTATCATGTTAGTTGTGCAAGGCGTGTTGGTCTCGACATGACGCCGCTTGTTACAGGTTCACTTGCCGAGATGGCATTGAACAATGGTGAACGATCCTTGGAAAGCTTCTGCGATAGACACTGTGCATCTCCATCTTCCACTTACAAAGCTGCAATTGCAGACTTAAGAAACTTTTATTCCAGCACAAGACAGAGCGATGTTCATCCaaatgaaaaaataattatCCCTCAAGCATTTTCTGAAACCCTACAAAGGTGTGTATTGAGTTTCAATTCCATTGGACATAAACAAATTTCGACTGCAGTAAGTGTACAGATCTGCAAATATTGGGCTCTCAAAAGAGAAAATAACGAGGGTGCGCCTCTTATTTCGCTTCCCAGTGAAGTTATTGATCTTTCATACAACCTTTTAACAGACAAGGAGATTGAGAACAGGCTTGAGTTTATTGATATCTTATTACACGATCTACAAAAAATCCAGAAACTGACAGATCTAGTTTGCGAACGGGATGCAAAAATACTCTCTTTACGCGAAGTAGAGgagaaaataaaaagtaTAGTGACTAATAGAGAAGTGTACTGCATCCAAAAATTTATACTGGGACCATTTCTCCAAACTGAGCAGTTCAAGACACTGGAAACATATTTAAAAGACGGTAAACCGTCTAAAAGCATAGTGAGATGTCAGACTGGTGATTTTGCTAATATAAACGAATTAAAAATTGAAATGGATGGTTTCTTTCGTTTGGTTGAGTCCACTGATGTCCCGAGAACATTACGTTTTACTGCCTTGAAGGCTGAACATGCATTAATCAATCTGATTACCAAGGTAGAAAAGACTGATTTTGATAGAATGTTGGATAGagattttgttttgaaccGGGAAAATCCATTTGCGACGCAAGAAAGGGAGTGGATCGGGCCATTTTTACAACGAGAAGAGGAACTGAGTAGCGTAGAGGACTTGACTGAAAACGAAGTGCACATTTTAACCGGCGATATATGGGAAAATGCGGAATCGTCTGCGTCTATAACCGAAAACACACCTTCTGAACAACGtactttgaagagaaaaCAACCCACGAAGACTAACCAGCGTCAAAAACTTACCAAGAGTGTTAAGGCTCTTAAAAGTAGCAGGCCAGATTCTAAATTAGACaatggaaagaagaaattaaCTCAAAGGAGATCCGCTACACGGCAGCCACAGAGCAAAGCCGTTCTTTCTGCGGACCCATCGAAGAGAAAAACGACTGTCAAATCTACGGGTATGGAGCCCAGCGGGCCCTCGAAACACAGAAATATTGAACGTGGGGAGAAGCAGAAACCCAAAAGCAAATTGTCACGAAAGCCGGCCGGGACGAAATCAATACACTGA
- the CSR2 gene encoding Csr2p (similar to Saccharomyces cerevisiae ECM21 (YBL101C) and CSR2 (YPR030W); ancestral locus Anc_7.436) yields MYTSMANTDYMNAVPDVIMEQDSSCSWKDGLETSANSTDTASSSLVYRSSYPFSTRRMSLGNPVATAGAGAGNMQSWPTRVTSPGQMPTSPRSSSIFFENPAGNKNNYVYSTMMRRSSSASSDYRLLFPTELTRRHSSVRSSQAATSLQIPISHGKSCIGSLAIEETAFKRPGKLRREITEKYLSSNGFLPRTQLYHDHAAGMAISVATSSNAVFLPTISNNEDEYLERINAHRRSGAETHSEDTTTALLTSENGDSDTVLSDDVGSDLADINEWQQLDNINDSSSSINGSRRRCSSIMSRSTAGSIPNSAPQPVEVNSSMAHFKIAVVISLKKEVPLSTVELELCSRVQTEWADGAPPLKITNKESYKVSEMDWQLNAANYNLFIPTDVSSLDQTNENFQRIRNFRFWKNKQRSDRTYITDEQFRRELFEKIGSGYSKSGWMKPGEYIYLVPIIFNNRIPETLFYPSAKVEYCLRIAAVVKEPDTSQKKSGSYLSKININGKGSDTSSSPLSTSYDSVANNNSRTESQNSKSIFKKVKNHLHRKTSNADTVVVAFGQEDAGHVAKDNDSSTNIPTSVDITDPSFVYGGNSPASAQSAFQHLSPKEIYLEYPINVVRTPPQISVSTADKPVYINKVWGGALAYEIVVPHKFIPLGSKIPIEIKLTPLIKDVQVNKVAVCVTEKITISNKTNKFQFKETDKCLRDTNSSYYHIFLSKRQKERMVILYELRTKNRGSRALREDTVLNTLDNNLLSFNKVYDAQTGCHQNLIDPLKIETELEFPKFSEEQEDILDKNFRPYGIDSYYAEQAPPTTHQESESRKNGLIQFFFNSNKFSGSSENDKTSFPKDTSVKSKLSLPHEPNVGRIEVRKNKLRRGLYLDSTHFRNIKCKHKLEIILRVNKPGENNEMKQYEVVINTPIYLISEMCLEET; encoded by the coding sequence ATGTACACTAGCATGGCTAACACAGACTATATGAATGCGGTCCCAGATGTGATTATGGAGCAGGATAGCTCCTGTTCATGGAAGGATGGGCTGGAGACAAGTGCCAACTCCACAGACACGGCGTCGTCCTCGCTGGTGTACCGTTCCAGTTACCCATTcagtacaagaagaatgaGTCTGGGGAACCCAGTAGCAACGGCGGGTGCCGGTGCTGGGAACATGCAAAGTTGGCCCACGAGGGTGACGTCGCCGGGGCAGATGCCTACGTCCCCGCGATCAAGCTCGATCTTCTTCGAAAACCCTGCTGGGAACAAGAATAACTACGTCTACTCAACaatgatgaggaggagctCGTCCGCAAGCTCGGATTACAGGCTGCTCTTCCCCACGGAACTCACAAGAAGACACAGCAGTGTGCGATCCAGCCAGGCGGCGACGAGTCTGCAGATCCCGATCTCACACGGGAAGAGCTGCATAGGGTCCCTCGCGATAGAGGAGACTGCGTTCAAGCGACCAGGCAAGCTGAGAAGAGAGATCACGGAGAAGTACCTTTCCTCGAACGGGTTTCTACCGAGAACACAACTGTACCACGACCACGCCGCGGGGATGGCAATCTCAGTCGctaccagcagcaacgcCGTATTCTTGCCCACAATCTCCAACAACGAGGACGAGTACCTGGAGAGAATCAACGCGCATAGACGTTCAGGGGCAGAGACACACTCAGAGGACACGACGACTGCTCTACTCACCAGCGAGAACGGCGACTCGGATACGGTACTAAGTGACGACGTCGGTAGTGACCTCGCCGATATCAACGAGTGGCAGCAGCTGGATAACATCAACGACTCGTCAAGCAGCATAAACGGGTCCAGGAGGAGGTGCAGCTCGATCATGTCCCGCTCAACGGCAGGTTCCATCCCAAACAGTGCTCCACAGCCAGTGGAGGTCAACAGCTCCATGGCTCACTTCAAAATCGCAGTGGTCATCTCACTCAAGAAGGAGGTGCCCCTCTCCACGGTGGAACTCGAACTGTGCTCCCGAGTCCAGACCGAGTGGGCGGACGGTGCTCCACCGCTGAAGATTACCAACAAAGAATCCTACAAAGTAAGCGAGATGGATTGGCAGCTAAACGCAGCAAACTACAACCTTTTCATCCCAACGGACGTCTCGTCACTGGACCAAACCAACGAGAATTTCCAAAGGATTAGAAATTTcagattttggaaaaataAGCAAAGATCGGACAGAACGTACATCACGGATGAACAATTCAGAAGGGAattgtttgaaaagattgGGTCAGGGTACAGCAAAAGCGGGTGGATGAAACCAGGGGAGTACATATACCTTGTCCCCATTAttttcaacaacagaatCCCTGAGACACTGTTTTACCCGTCAGCGAAAGTGGAGTACTGTTTGAGAATAGCCGCCGTCGTGAAGGAACCAGATACCTCTCAGAAAAAATCGGGCTCCTACCTCTCAAAGATAAATATAAACGGCAAGGGTTCTGATACAAGCAGCTCACCCTTATCAACATCGTATGATTCAGTCGCGAACAACAACTCGCGCACAGAATCACAGAACAGCAAGTCcattttcaagaaagttAAAAATCATCTGCATAGAAAGACCAGCAATGCTGACACCGTAGTGGTGGCGTTCGGTCAAGAAGACGCCGGCCACGTTGCAAAGGATAACGATAGTAGTACTAATATTCCCACCTCGGTAGATATAACAGATCCGTCATTCGTATATGGCGGCAACTCGCCAGCATCCGCACAAAGCGCTTTCCAACATCTTTCCCCAAAGGAGATATACCTTGAATACCCAATTAACGTAGTAAGAACTCCTCCTCAAATATCGGTATCCACGGCAGATAAACCAGTCTATATTAACAAAGTGTGGGGCGGTGCTCTGGCGTACGAGATCGTCGTACCTCACAAGTTCATCCCCCTAGGATCTAAAATTCCAATCGAAATAAAGTTAACCCCACTAATAAAAGATGTCCAGGTGAACAAAGTTGCCGTTTGTGTCACAGAAAAGATTACAATCTCCAACAAGACCAACAAATTCcaattcaaagaaactgatAAATGTTTAAGGGACACGAACAGTTCGTACTACCACATATTTTTATCCAAGAGACAGAAGGAAAGGATGGTGATATTGTACGAACTGAGGACCAAGAACAGGGGGTCCAGGGCTTTGAGGGAAGATACCGTTCTGAACACTTTAGACAATAACTTACTGTCTTTTAACAAAGTATACGATGCGCAGACAGGATGCCACCAAAACCTCATCGACCCGTTGAAGATCGAGACTGAATTAGAGTTCCCCAAATTTTcagaggaacaagaggacATTTTAGATAAGAACTTCAGGCCGTATGGGATCGACTCATACTATGCAGAGCAGGCGCCTCCTACTACACACCAGGAATCTGAATCTCGTAAAAACGGCctcattcaatttttcttcaacagtaACAAATTCAGTGGGTCGTCTGAGAATGATAAGACTTCTTTCCCTAAAGATACCTCAGTAAAGTCCAAATTGAGCTTACCACATGAGCCAAACGTTGGGCGTATTGAAGTCAGAAAGAACAAGTTAAGGAGAGGGCTGTATCTGGACAGCACACATTTCCGCAACATCAAGTGCAAACACAAACTGGAAATCATTTTAAGAGTAAACAAACCTGGCGAGAACAATGAAATGAAGCAATACGAAGTTGTCATCAACACACCAATATACTTGATATCGGAAATGTGCCTTGAGGAAACCTAA
- the APL4 gene encoding AP-1 complex subunit gamma (similar to Saccharomyces cerevisiae APL4 (YPR029C); ancestral locus Anc_7.435), with protein MAASSLRSFIKDVRAAKTLADERSIVTKQSAKVRTKLRDDHLPHSKRRTNIQKLLYLYILGEKTHFGQVECINLIASDQFVDKRLGYLATNLLLDEQQDLLTLLTNMLNNDLTHLNKYIVSLALMTLGSLSSNELARDLYPDVEAIMQSSKDPFLLKKALQVVAKLICKDASLLEIFPLGFLTTNILSSGLLPTHGVWLGVCKVLTAILSNITSEVPEPTINEIVQQLKVLTPQLLSKLSSLNTKNLEPAFDVQGVQDPFLQCELISTLKWIFKISTELDAKDVLSFTDKFSDLLTQLATNTDTHKNPGQAVLYEITRTIFDLNMSQPLRILGINILGNFLKTGKGVKLNNNIKYVALNTLIDVVKREPDAVQRHRTFISSCLYDPDISIKFRSLELTFAILNEDNLLELVKEIICFLEKIANPNFDRLSPYVDIDDSKDLIVYSVDHLIEKFDLYPESKESEKLRNLFKILGVVGGIINLDTINEFLITINNITKWADKIGILFEMLQATISNDRANIGSQLVSIWCIGEYADILLKFESNDKVINEISMANYLLKLDSGSRISNNCLLIHYVMTAALKLSSKISEPAAVERLRQIIKSHSKDPNLSIQTKSIQYELIFNQPNNVKRLMLTAMPKFNRNRVVNNDEQTQLRKLQHQQENAKSNTTADLLLDLLSEPAPTKNKNKAPAQHVVLPENSTLINESNQLEVYSFPVSIVEGNAHFELYFKNKGPEVTNLQSLCAVPKTQKLILGQIHPSHNDIGINQFVKQSLKISGSGNLKLRVKLSYTSRDGGPMTEQFDHKFNHSI; from the coding sequence ATGGCTGCATCGTCTTTGCGCTCGTTTATAAAAGATGTCAGGGCAGCTAAGACACTCGCAGACGAGAGGTCGATTGTCACCAAACAGTCTGCAAAAGTGAGGACGAAACTTAGAGATGACCATCTGCCACATTCgaagagaagaacaaacatccagaaactgctgtACTTGTACATCCTCGGTGAAAAGACCCATTTTGGACAAGTCGAATGTATTAACTTGATTGCATCGGACCAATTTGTCGATAAGAGACTAGGGTACCTGGCGACGAACTTGCTCCTGGATGAACAGCAGGATCTACTGACTTTGTTGACCAACATGTTGAACAACGACTTGACGCACCTAAATAAGTACATCGTCTCACTGGCATTGATGACCCTTGGATCCCTGAGCTCCAACGAGCTGGCAAGAGATCTGTACCCGGACGTCGAGGCGATCATGCAATCGAGTAAAGATCCGttccttttgaaaaaggcGTTGCAAGTAGTCGCAAAACTGATCTGTAAAGACGCTTCACTGTTGGAGATTTTCCCACTCGGGTTTTTGACCACAAATATACTGTCCAGTGGTCTCCTACCAACACACGGTGTATGGCTAGGCGTGTGCAAAGTGCTGACAGCAATCCTTTCAAATATAACCAGCGAGGTACCAGAGCCCACAATAAACGAGATAGTGCAGCAGTTGAAAGTGCTCACACCGCAACTGCTTAGCAAGTTATCCAGTTTGAACACGAAGAACTTGGAACCCGCATTCGACGTTCAAGGTGTCCAGGACCCGTTCCTACAATGCGAATTGATATCGACTTTGAAATggattttcaaaatatccaCAGAATTGGACGCCAAAGATGTGCTCTCGTTCACGGACAAATTTAGTGATCTGTTGACCCAGTTGGCAACAAATACAGACACGCATAAAAATCCAGGACAAGCTGTTCTGTACGAGATCACACGTACCATCTTCGACCTCAACATGTCTCAACCTCTACGTATCCTGGGGATCAATATTCTGGGCAATTTCTTAAAGACAGGCAAAGGTGTCAAAttaaacaacaacatcaagtATGTCGCATTGAACACGCTGATTGACGTCGTGAAGAGGGAACCAGACGCCGTACAACGACACAGAACTTTTATCTCGTCGTGTCTGTACGATCCAGATATCTCCATCAAATTCAGATCGCTGGAACTCACTTTCGCAATTTTGAACGAGGATAACCTGTTGGAACTGGTCAAAGAGAtcatctgtttcttggaaaaaattgcaaacCCGAACTTCGACCGTTTATCCCCCTACGTCGACATAGACGATTCCAAGGACTTGATAGTTTACTCTGTAGACCACCTGATAGAAAAGTTTGACCTGTACCCTGAAAGCAAAGAGAGTGAGAAATTGAGgaacttgttcaagatcCTAGGTGTTGTCGGGGGAATAATCAACCTGGATACGATCAATGAGTTTCTCATCACAATCAACAATATAACCAAATGGGCAGACAAGATAGGTATCTTGTTCGAAATGCTGCAGGCAACAATTTCCAACGATAGAGCGAACATTGGAAGCCAATTAGTGAGTATCTGGTGCATTGGTGAGTATGCGGATATCTTACTGAAGTTTGAGAGCAATGATAAAGTAATCAATGAAATATCAATGGCCAACTACTTGTTAAAACTGGACTCGGGCTCGAGGATATCGAATAACTGCTTGCTGATCCACTACGTAATGACCGCGGCTTTGAAGCTGTCTAGCAAAATTAGTGAGCCCGCTGCCGTCGAGAGGCTGAGACAAATTATCAAGTCTCACTCCAAGGATCCAAACTTGAGTATCCAAACCAAGAGTATCCAATATGAGCTCATTTTCAACCAGCCAAACAACGTTAAAAGATTGATGCTGACCGCTATGCCGAAATTCAATAGAAACAGGGTCGTCAATAACGATGAACAGACACAATTGCGGAAGTTACAGCATCAACAAGAGAATGCAAAATCAAATACCACAGCAGACTTATTGTTGGACTTGCTAAGCGAACCAGCACCAacgaagaacaagaacaaagcGCCCGCCCAGCACGTGGTGTTACCGGAAAACAGCACTCTGATCAACGAAAGTAACCAACTAGAAGTGTACTCTTTCCCAGTATCCATTGTCGAGGGGAATGCCCATTTTGAGCtgtacttcaagaacaagggACCAGAAGTAACGAACTTGCAATCGCTTTGTGCGGTACCAAAGACTCAAAAGCTGATTCTGGGTCAAATACACCCTTCGCACAATGACATTGGGATTAACCAATTCGTGAAACAGTCATTGAAGATATCCGGTTCTGGAAATCTAAAGTTGAGAGTGAAGCTGTCGTACACATCACGCGATGGAGGTCCTATGACGGAACAGTTTGACCATAAATTCAATCACtcgatttga
- the YOP1 gene encoding Yop1p (similar to Saccharomyces cerevisiae YOP1 (YPR028W); ancestral locus Anc_7.434), protein MSNLASIAQTQFGHLDANLGQFKVFQQLEQQTKIPRTYWTLSLTIGYLLLTFFNVGGLGEILSNFLGFVIPTLYSIKALKTKTKDDDSVLLAYWIVFGFMNVIEFWSGAILYLVPFYWFIKVLFLIYIGIPATGGAVFVYGKLIEPVYDQCFSKISVNKKDGVKESVENTGKKVSSGFSSGTSQH, encoded by the exons ATGTCGAACCTAGCTTCTATTGCACAGACCCAATTTGGTCACCTAGATGCA AACTTGGGCCAATTCAAAGTTTTCCAGCAGTTGGAACAACAAACCAAGATTCCAAGAACCTACTGGACTCTATCGCTGACTATCGGTTACTTGTTGCTGACTTTTTTCAACGTCGGTGGCCTCGGTGAAATATTGTCCAACTTCTTAGGGTTTGTAATCCCAACGTTGTACTCTATTAAAGCGTTGAAGACAAAGACTAAGGATGACGACTCCGTGTTGTTGGCGTACTGGATTGTGTTCGGCTTCATGAACGTCATTGAATTCTGGTCCGGTGCAATCTTGTACTTGGTTCCCTTTTACTGGTTCATCAAAGTTCTGTTCTTGATCTACATCGGGATCCCAGCTACAGGCGGTGCTGTTTTCGTCTATGGCAAATTGATCGAACCAGTGTATGACCAATGTTTCTCCAAGATTTCCgtgaacaagaaggacgGCGTGAAGGAATCAGTCGAAAACACTGGTAAGAAGGTCTCCAGCGGTTTCTCCAGCGGCACCTCCCAACATTGA
- the KNAG0B02180 gene encoding uncharacterized protein (similar to Saccharomyces cerevisiae SCS22 (YBL091C-A) and SCS2 (YER120W); ancestral locus Anc_7.423), with amino-acid sequence MSSESVEISPDVLRFHSQSKTQSTDYITITNKSDETIAFKVKTTAPKLYCVRPNAATVAKGGSVKVSVIFLGLSSDANMTADNKCKDKFLVVSLPAPYKLNQNTTVADVWSDLEAEFRDQTVSKKLRVEHVVDETPASDAAESAPAVKSAPIETSTDTPDLKTPLPDTLKSETKPVTEPVKPTQEPRQKSGPSKNIKSYDPPIAPTAEISESSSPSSTTFLFFVLIALALGWLYY; translated from the exons ATGTCCAGCGAGTCTGTAGAGATAAGCCCTGATGTGCTGAGATTTCATT CGCAGTCAAAGACACAATCCACTGATTACATTACCATCACCAACAAGTCTGACGAAACAATTGCGTTTAAAGTGAAAACCACCGCTCCCAAATTGTATTGTGTGAGGCCCAATGCTGCTACTGTTGCTAAAGGTGGCTCTGTGAAGGTGTCGGTCATCTTCCTTGGCTTGTCGTCGGATGCCAATATGACCGCAGACAACAAGTGTAAGGACAAGTTCCTCGTGGTTAGTCTGCCTGCTCCCTACAAGTTGAATCAGAATACCACCGTTGCGGACGTCTGGTCTGATTTAGAGGCAGAATTCAGGGACCAAACGGTCTCGAAGAAACTGAGAGTGGAACACGTAGTAGACGAAACGCCTGCATCTGACGCAGCCGAGTCTGCACCCGCCGTCAAATCTGCTCCAATTGAGACTTCAACAGATACACCCGATTTGAAGACCCCTCTACCTGACACCTTGAAGAGCGAAACAAAACCAGTGACTGAACCTGTCAAGCCTACTCAAGAACCAAGACAGAAAAGTGGTCCATCGAAGAACATCAAGTCTTACGACCCACCCATTGCCCCAACTGCGGAAATCAGCGAGAGTTCTTCCCCCAGCTCGACTACTTTCCTGTTTTTCGTTCTGATCGCACTTGCTCTTGGCTGGCTCTACTACTGA
- the AVT5 gene encoding amino acid transporter (similar to Saccharomyces cerevisiae AVT5 (YBL089W) and AVT6 (YER119C); ancestral locus Anc_7.420), translating to MPLTVRSGVITLLHTACGAGILAMPFAFKPFGLVLGLTMITWCGLCAFAGLLLQCRVSRYAPEKGVSFFVLSSLINRNLSVVFDCAIAVKCFGVGVSYMIVVGDLLPQIWSVWTSNKLLLNRDFHITMVMIFIVAPLCFMKKLNSLRYASMIAISAVAYLCVLVIYHFIFQDPNDTHFQDLKGRISIGLPRDEPPILTTLPIFVFAYTCHHNMFSVINEQVDQKFNVITKIAKYSMSLAFLLYIVIGYSGYLTFGDKIVGNIVTLYPNNASSTIGRIAIAILVTLTFPLQCHPARASIHHIIHFFQARSAENGNGSAMVLNQMEGVSPELETTPLTDAANCAEVDTAIEEGSPEELQVMPLEGKRFIFITCTILFCSYLLAVSVTSLAKVLAIVGATGSTSISFILPGIFGYKLIGSECETGAELPFQTKMFKYLGLCLAVWGLVVMVASLTATFFFNAGH from the coding sequence ATGCCATTGACTGTGCGCTCAGGTGTGATTACACTACTGCATACAGCCTGCGGAGCAGGCATTTTGGCGATGCCGTTCGCCTTTAAACCCTTCGGACTCGTCTTGGGGCTCACAATGATAACGTGGTGCGGTCTGTGTGCGTTTGCTGGGCTGCTATTACAGTGCCGAGTGAGTCGGTACGCCCCCGAGAAAGGTGTATCGTTTTTCGTACTgtcgtcgttgatcaaCAGGAACCTGTCCGTTGTATTCGATTGTGCGATCGCCGTCAAGTGCTTCGGTGTCGGCGTATCCTACATGATCGTCGTTGGTGACTTGCTGCCACAGATCTGGTCTGTTTGGACCTCTAATAAGCTGTTGCTCAACAGGGATTTCCATATCACTATGGTCATGATCTTTATTGTCGCGCCGCTCTGCTTCATGAAGAAGCTGAACTCGCTGAGGTACGCCTCCATGATCGCCATATCCGCGGTCGCATACCTCTGCGTTCTTGTCATCTACCACTTCATTTTCCAAGACCCGAACGACACTCATTTCCAGGATCTCAAGGGCCGCATCTCAATTGGACTGCCAAGAGACGAACCCCCAATCCTAACGACTCTGCCTATATTCGTGTTCGCCTACACATGCCACCACAACATGTTCTCCGTCATCAACGAGCAAGTGGACCAGAAGTTTAACGTTATCACTAAGATTGCCAAATACTCCATGTCTTTGGCGTTCTTGCTCTACATTGTGATCGGTTATTCAGGGTACCTGACGTTCGGGGATAAAATTGTCGGGAATATCGTCACATTGTACCCAAATAACGCATCAAGCACCATTGGGAGAATAGCCATTGCCATCCTTGTTACTCTAACTTTCCCCTTACAGTGCCACCCGGCAAGGGCGTCAATCCACCATATTATCCATTTTTTCCAAGCCAGATCGGCAGAGAATGGGAACGGTAGTGCGATGGTTTTAAACCAGATGGAAGGAGTGTCACCAGAACTTGAAACTACCCCACTGACAGACGCGGCAAACTGCGCCGAGGTGGACACCGCTATAGAGGAAGGTTCCCCAGAAGAACTCCAGGTAATGCCGCTGGAGGGGAAAAGGTTCATTTTTATTACATGCACCATTCTTTTCTGTTCATACTTGCTGGCCGTATCTGTGACATCTCTGGCGAAGGTTCTTGCCATAGTTGGAGCCACCGGATCAACCTCCATATCCTTCATCTTACCTGGTATTTTTGGGTATAAATTAATTGGATCAGAGTGTGAAACAGGTGCAGAATTGCCATTTCAAACTAAAATGTTCAAGTACCTAGGACTATGCTTGGCAGTCTGGGGACTTGTCGTGATGGTGGCATCGTTAACTGcgactttcttcttcaacgcaGGCCACTAG